From one Streptomyces mobaraensis genomic stretch:
- a CDS encoding relaxase/mobilization nuclease domain-containing protein — protein MIPRVHKRGTRTLGLLYYLYGPGSHEEHIDPHLVAAWDSLAPDPGRAPQATYAELQRLLDQPVDALTRSRRPAKHVWHLSVRAAPEDPVLSDEQWGEIARRMVAATGIAPDGDDAGCRWAAVRHADDHIHIIATLVREDGRRPRLHNDAGRAQAEARLIEADYGLKRLNTGDGTAAQRPTSAERHKAERQQRERTPREELREAVRRAVAGAGGEKEFFDRLGAAGVLVRRRIAPSGDVLGYTVALPDDLNKDGEPVFYSGTKLAPDLSLPRIRERWSADAGREPRTGAAGPADARRRAATAAWQAVLIIDRGDDAAVAAQIAAAGEVLDALAKTSAAHTRVQLREAAFAFERASRSHVRAERGHDRALRQAARDLVYSGPALGRGEDGTTTAMLIDMAFFLVVAAAHWHGKKEHAQQAAAARQAAEHLRAAYRAAAVTPMAALHQRGRHLSQPLQRRHAATVRTALPHLAERVLAETGWYALAATLADAEAAGHDPAALLAEAATRRELTTAESISDVLVWRLRRMADLPADASAAPSAGQGTPKQRAPHAARPAGARPDRRRGRR, from the coding sequence ATGATCCCCAGAGTCCACAAGCGCGGCACCCGCACCCTCGGCCTGCTCTACTACCTGTACGGGCCCGGCAGCCACGAGGAACACATCGACCCGCACCTCGTGGCGGCCTGGGACAGCCTCGCTCCCGACCCCGGCCGCGCCCCCCAGGCCACGTACGCGGAACTGCAGCGACTCCTGGACCAGCCGGTCGACGCCCTGACCAGGAGCCGCCGCCCGGCCAAGCACGTGTGGCACCTGTCCGTGCGCGCCGCGCCGGAGGACCCGGTGCTGTCCGACGAGCAGTGGGGCGAGATCGCCCGGCGCATGGTCGCCGCCACCGGCATCGCCCCCGACGGCGATGACGCCGGATGCCGGTGGGCGGCGGTCCGCCACGCCGACGATCACATCCACATCATCGCCACCCTCGTGCGCGAGGACGGCCGCCGGCCCCGCCTGCACAACGACGCAGGCCGCGCCCAGGCCGAAGCCCGCCTGATCGAGGCCGACTACGGGCTCAAGCGGCTCAACACCGGGGACGGGACCGCCGCCCAGCGGCCCACCAGCGCCGAACGCCACAAGGCCGAGCGCCAGCAGCGCGAGCGCACTCCGCGCGAGGAGCTGCGGGAGGCCGTCCGCCGCGCCGTGGCCGGCGCCGGCGGCGAGAAGGAGTTTTTCGACCGGCTGGGCGCCGCCGGCGTGCTGGTCCGGCGCCGCATCGCGCCCTCCGGCGACGTGCTCGGCTACACCGTCGCGCTGCCCGACGACCTCAACAAGGACGGCGAACCCGTCTTCTACTCGGGGACCAAGCTCGCCCCGGACCTCTCGCTCCCCCGCATCCGCGAACGCTGGTCCGCCGACGCCGGCCGGGAACCTCGTACGGGTGCGGCCGGCCCTGCCGACGCGCGCCGCCGTGCCGCCACCGCCGCGTGGCAGGCCGTGCTGATCATCGATCGCGGTGACGACGCCGCGGTCGCCGCGCAGATCGCGGCGGCCGGCGAGGTCCTGGACGCGCTCGCCAAGACCTCCGCCGCCCACACCCGCGTCCAGCTGCGCGAGGCCGCGTTCGCCTTCGAGCGCGCCTCCCGCTCGCACGTCCGGGCCGAGCGCGGCCACGACCGGGCCTTGCGGCAGGCCGCCCGCGACCTGGTCTACAGCGGGCCGGCACTCGGCCGCGGGGAGGACGGGACCACCACCGCGATGCTGATCGACATGGCCTTCTTCCTCGTCGTCGCCGCCGCGCACTGGCACGGGAAGAAGGAGCACGCCCAGCAGGCCGCCGCCGCCCGCCAGGCCGCCGAGCACCTGCGCGCCGCCTACCGAGCAGCAGCCGTTACCCCCATGGCCGCCCTCCACCAGCGAGGCCGCCACCTCTCCCAGCCCCTTCAACGGCGGCACGCGGCCACGGTCCGAACGGCCCTGCCCCACCTCGCCGAGCGAGTCCTCGCCGAGACCGGCTGGTACGCCCTGGCCGCCACCCTGGCCGACGCCGAAGCCGCCGGCCACGACCCCGCCGCCCTGCTCGCCGAAGCCGCCACCCGCCGGGAGCTGACGACCGCCGAGTCCATCAGCGATGTGCTGGTGTGGCGGCTGCGTCGCATGGCCGACCTGCCCGCCGACGCCTCCGCGGCACCCTCCGCCGGCCAGGGCACCCCGAAGCAGCGGGCACCCCACGCCGCTCGCCCCGCCGGGGCTCGTCCCGACCGGCGCCGCGGGCGCAGGTGA
- a CDS encoding plasmid mobilization protein, whose translation MRQPSCRMNDDEYQLLLRAASACRMSVAGFLAHAALKAARDLDRTAAEIATEREVVSELFALRRHLGQIGNNLNQVAKATNAGADVPHTRAVLEAVHRAAKRVETFTQHYLDDQSHAA comes from the coding sequence ATGCGCCAGCCCAGCTGCCGCATGAACGACGACGAGTACCAGCTCCTGCTGCGTGCCGCGTCCGCCTGCCGCATGAGCGTCGCCGGTTTCCTCGCCCACGCCGCGCTCAAAGCCGCCCGCGATCTCGACCGCACCGCCGCCGAGATCGCCACCGAACGCGAAGTGGTCAGCGAGCTGTTCGCCCTGCGCCGACACCTCGGCCAGATCGGCAACAACCTCAACCAGGTCGCCAAGGCCACCAACGCCGGTGCCGACGTCCCGCACACCCGAGCGGTCCTCGAGGCCGTCCACCGCGCCGCCAAGCGGGTCGAGACCTTCACCCAGCACTACCTGGACGACCAGAGCCACGCCGCATGA